A stretch of Candidatus Vicinibacter affinis DNA encodes these proteins:
- the mnmH gene encoding tRNA 2-selenouridine(34) synthase MnmH codes for MSIDYINAEDILKLTDSSPILDVRSPLEYLNGHIPGALNFPLFTNEERAEVGTLYKKKGSRVAIIKGLEFVGPKLSAFVQQADSLNTNGTLALYCWRGGKRSASMAWLLSNAGFNIKVITGGYKAYRSLVHKLFEQPDWKLIVLGGKTGSMKSKVLREMSTFSEQIIDLEKLANHKGSAFGWIDEDAQPSTEQFENLLFSELVKFKTSEPVWCENESKTIGKVYIPNSFWNHMQNGILFHIDVDFNIRIRHILSTYNLDNHADLIFSFEKIRKRLGHQATDLAIHFIKSNQIKDAAAVALEYYDKFYDYGLGRKNPSRVLKFNFDHDNVIEICESLIQEKNKINFNEYYSVNSI; via the coding sequence ATGTCGATAGATTATATAAATGCTGAAGACATATTAAAGCTAACGGATAGTTCTCCAATATTGGATGTAAGATCACCTTTAGAATATTTAAATGGTCATATCCCAGGGGCATTAAATTTTCCACTTTTTACAAATGAGGAAAGAGCCGAAGTAGGTACTCTATATAAGAAAAAAGGTTCAAGAGTAGCAATAATAAAAGGTTTAGAATTTGTTGGCCCAAAACTATCTGCATTTGTCCAACAAGCTGATTCTTTAAATACAAATGGTACACTGGCCTTATATTGTTGGCGTGGAGGAAAAAGAAGCGCAAGCATGGCCTGGCTGCTGTCAAATGCTGGTTTTAATATTAAAGTAATAACCGGAGGATATAAAGCCTATAGAAGTTTAGTCCACAAACTTTTTGAACAGCCTGACTGGAAGCTCATTGTCTTAGGAGGAAAGACAGGATCAATGAAATCAAAAGTTTTGAGAGAAATGTCCACTTTTAGTGAACAAATAATTGATCTGGAGAAGTTGGCAAACCACAAAGGCTCTGCTTTTGGATGGATAGATGAAGATGCTCAGCCAAGTACTGAACAATTTGAAAATCTATTATTCAGTGAATTAGTCAAATTTAAAACATCTGAACCAGTTTGGTGTGAAAATGAGTCAAAAACAATTGGGAAAGTTTACATCCCTAATTCATTTTGGAATCATATGCAAAATGGAATCTTATTCCATATAGATGTGGATTTTAACATACGGATTCGACATATTCTTTCCACCTATAATTTGGATAATCATGCAGACTTAATTTTTTCATTTGAAAAAATAAGAAAAAGGTTAGGACATCAGGCTACAGACCTTGCAATTCATTTTATAAAATCAAATCAAATAAAAGATGCTGCTGCGGTTGCACTTGAATATTATGATAAATTTTACGATTATGGATTAGGAAGAAAAAACCCTTCAAGAGTCCTAAAATTTAATTTTGATCATGATAATGTTATAGAAATCTGTGAATCCTTAATACAAGAAAAAAATAAAATTAATTTTAATGAATACTATTCGGTTAACTCAATTTAG
- the selD gene encoding selenide, water dikinase SelD — MNTIRLTQFSHGAGCGCKISPSVLDEILKSESRPIFSDLLVGYQQKDDAAVFDLGNGKAMISTTDFFMPIVDDAFDFGRIASVNAISDVYAMGGKPLMAIAILAWPIDKIPIEYARKVIEGARAVCFEAGIPLAGGHSIDSIEPIFGLAVSGEIPTNHIKMNSGAKPGDLIYLTKGLGVGILTTAEKKSILKAEHQDLAKSSMLKLNKIGQILGSKEFVHSMTDVTGFGLCGHLLEICEASCLKANINYVKLPFLDPCVWEYANLGAVPGGTHRNWSSYGHKVKLEENSWFKLLADPQTSGGLLCAVDPEFQNQFEAILTEHQIGINKIGKFEPIDQGNDFLVSVLSVSTES; from the coding sequence ATGAATACTATTCGGTTAACTCAATTTAGTCATGGGGCGGGCTGTGGATGTAAAATTAGTCCGTCGGTATTGGATGAAATTTTAAAATCCGAAAGTAGGCCTATTTTTTCTGATCTTCTGGTAGGATATCAGCAGAAAGATGACGCTGCGGTATTTGATCTTGGCAATGGTAAAGCAATGATCAGCACAACAGACTTTTTCATGCCTATTGTTGACGATGCATTTGATTTTGGTCGGATTGCTTCCGTAAATGCCATAAGTGATGTTTATGCAATGGGTGGGAAACCCTTAATGGCGATTGCTATTTTAGCTTGGCCTATCGATAAAATTCCAATTGAATATGCCAGAAAAGTAATTGAAGGTGCCAGAGCAGTTTGTTTTGAAGCCGGAATTCCTTTGGCAGGCGGTCATAGTATCGATTCTATAGAACCAATTTTCGGACTTGCAGTTTCAGGTGAAATTCCAACAAATCATATTAAAATGAATTCCGGAGCCAAGCCTGGAGATTTAATTTACTTGACAAAAGGCCTTGGGGTAGGGATTCTCACCACAGCAGAAAAGAAATCAATTCTTAAAGCCGAGCATCAAGATCTTGCTAAATCCTCCATGTTAAAACTTAATAAAATTGGTCAGATTCTAGGATCCAAAGAATTTGTCCACTCCATGACTGATGTAACGGGATTTGGCTTGTGTGGACATTTATTGGAGATTTGCGAAGCTTCATGCTTAAAAGCAAACATTAATTATGTTAAGTTGCCTTTTCTTGATCCTTGTGTTTGGGAATATGCGAATCTTGGGGCAGTTCCTGGTGGTACTCATCGCAACTGGAGCTCATATGGACACAAAGTAAAACTTGAAGAAAACTCTTGGTTTAAACTATTAGCTGATCCACAAACTAGTGGCGGATTATTGTGTGCTGTGGATCCGGAATTCCAAAATCAATTTGAAGCAATACTTACAGAACATCAAATTGGTATAAATAAAATTGGCAAATTTGAACCAATTGACCAAGGAAACGACTTTCTGGTAAGTGTCTTGTCAGTTTCAACTGAAAGCTAA
- a CDS encoding HD domain-containing protein yields MNNQLIFKLDASERKILDIISGCGQQLNYPVYAIGGFVRDRLIGRPCKDIDIVCLGDGIKLAQEVASKFRPIPSINIYERFGTAMIRHHDLEIEFVGARKESYNSESRKPTVSPGTLQDDQLRRDFTINAISFSLNQENFGEIIDPFNGLDDLEKKIIRTPAEPDVTFSDDPLRMMRAIRFSTQLDYEIEPRTWTGILNNAKRIRIISKERISAEIEKIILCPVPSSGFDKLFKSGLLELFFPELCMLHGVEYQDGKGHKDNFYHTLQVLDNLAKKTDKLWLRWAAILHDIAKPQTKRYDSELGWTFHGHEALGAAMLPRIFKNLRMPLDHKMKYVQKLVRLHLRPIALTQEIITDSALRRLLFDAGEDLEDLLMLCEADITSKNSEKVKKFLNNYSKVRERLIEVEEKDRIREWQPPISGEEIMNTFSLKPGKEIGIIKNAIRESILDGVIPNEYDAAYRLMIEKARELGLNQIKSL; encoded by the coding sequence ATGAACAATCAATTAATTTTTAAACTTGATGCATCTGAACGAAAAATTTTAGACATCATATCAGGTTGTGGCCAACAATTAAATTATCCGGTTTATGCCATTGGCGGATTTGTTAGAGATCGACTGATTGGTAGACCGTGTAAGGATATAGACATTGTCTGCCTTGGTGATGGAATTAAATTAGCCCAGGAAGTAGCCAGTAAATTTAGACCAATACCCAGTATAAACATTTATGAGAGATTTGGTACTGCTATGATCAGGCATCATGATCTCGAGATAGAATTTGTAGGGGCAAGGAAAGAGTCTTATAATTCAGAATCAAGAAAGCCAACAGTCAGTCCGGGAACTTTGCAGGATGATCAGTTGAGAAGAGATTTTACGATTAATGCCATTTCTTTTAGCTTGAACCAAGAAAATTTTGGCGAAATTATTGATCCATTTAATGGTCTTGATGACCTTGAGAAGAAAATCATCAGAACTCCTGCAGAACCTGATGTTACCTTTTCTGATGACCCGTTAAGGATGATGCGTGCCATTCGTTTTTCTACGCAATTAGATTATGAGATAGAGCCTCGCACCTGGACAGGAATACTAAATAATGCAAAGAGAATCAGAATAATCTCAAAGGAGCGAATTAGTGCCGAAATTGAAAAAATTATTTTGTGCCCAGTGCCTTCTTCAGGCTTTGATAAACTTTTTAAATCCGGACTATTGGAACTTTTTTTTCCTGAACTTTGCATGCTTCATGGAGTTGAATATCAGGATGGTAAAGGTCATAAAGATAACTTTTATCATACGCTCCAAGTGCTTGATAATTTAGCAAAAAAAACAGATAAACTTTGGTTGAGGTGGGCCGCAATTTTGCATGATATTGCCAAGCCTCAGACAAAGAGGTATGACTCTGAACTTGGCTGGACATTTCATGGTCATGAAGCTTTGGGTGCTGCCATGCTTCCCCGTATTTTTAAAAATTTAAGAATGCCGCTGGATCATAAAATGAAATATGTTCAAAAGTTGGTAAGATTACATCTTCGTCCCATAGCACTAACGCAAGAAATTATCACTGATTCTGCTTTGAGAAGGCTCCTTTTTGATGCAGGAGAAGATCTGGAAGATCTACTAATGCTTTGCGAAGCGGACATTACTTCAAAAAATTCTGAAAAAGTTAAAAAGTTTTTAAATAACTATTCAAAAGTTAGAGAAAGACTTATTGAAGTTGAAGAAAAAGATAGAATTAGAGAATGGCAGCCACCAATCAGTGGTGAAGAAATTATGAATACCTTCAGCCTGAAGCCTGGTAAGGAAATTGGAATTATTAAAAATGCCATAAGGGAATCAATACTGGATGGTGTAATCCCAAACGAATACGATGCAGCCTACCGCTTAATGATTGAAAAAGCCAGAGAATTAGGACTCAATCAAATAAAGAGTTTATAA
- the dusB gene encoding tRNA dihydrouridine synthase DusB has product MSLIKIGSVELPEFPLLLAPMEDVSDPPFRALCKEQGCDMMYTEFISVEGLIRDAEKSVRKLDIYEEERPIGVQIFGAEYDSMMRAAEIVEEAKPELLDINYGCPVQKVVCKLAGAGILKDIPKMVSLTEAVVKSTNLPVTVKTRLGWDDHSIFIEDVAERLQDIGIKALTIHARTRAQMYKGHSDWSWISKVKNNPRIHIPIFGNGDIDSPQKALEFKNRYDVDGIMIGRASIGYPWIFREIKHYFNTGEILPPPSLEERVNAALNHLKNSIRWKGERLGVLEMRRHYTNYFKGLPGIKEHRAKLVTELDPLVLFEILDQIQFEYSKLKSLELV; this is encoded by the coding sequence ATGAGTTTAATTAAAATTGGATCGGTAGAATTACCTGAATTTCCTTTGCTGCTAGCTCCCATGGAAGATGTGAGTGATCCTCCCTTTAGGGCACTTTGTAAAGAACAAGGGTGTGATATGATGTATACAGAGTTTATTTCGGTTGAGGGCCTTATAAGAGATGCTGAAAAAAGTGTACGAAAACTGGATATTTATGAGGAAGAAAGACCTATAGGGGTCCAGATTTTCGGCGCCGAGTATGATTCAATGATGAGGGCTGCTGAAATTGTGGAGGAGGCAAAGCCAGAGCTTTTAGATATCAACTATGGTTGCCCTGTCCAAAAAGTAGTATGCAAACTTGCGGGTGCAGGTATTCTAAAGGATATCCCCAAAATGGTTTCTCTCACCGAAGCTGTTGTGAAATCTACTAATCTTCCCGTTACCGTCAAGACCAGACTCGGGTGGGATGACCATTCTATTTTTATCGAAGATGTAGCTGAAAGACTTCAGGATATTGGAATTAAAGCATTGACCATCCATGCTAGAACACGCGCCCAAATGTACAAGGGACATTCGGACTGGAGTTGGATTAGTAAAGTGAAAAATAACCCAAGAATCCACATTCCTATTTTTGGAAATGGAGATATTGATTCTCCACAAAAAGCTTTGGAATTTAAGAATAGATATGATGTTGATGGAATAATGATTGGACGTGCCAGTATAGGATATCCCTGGATTTTTAGAGAAATAAAGCATTACTTTAATACAGGCGAGATTTTACCTCCTCCAAGTTTAGAGGAAAGAGTCAATGCAGCACTTAATCATCTCAAGAATAGTATCAGGTGGAAAGGGGAGAGGCTTGGAGTCCTGGAAATGAGAAGACATTACACCAATTATTTTAAGGGGCTTCCCGGAATAAAGGAGCACAGGGCTAAGTTGGTAACAGAATTAGATCCATTAGTTTTATTTGAAATTCTTGACCAAATTCAATTTGAATATTCAAAACTAAAAAGTTTAGAGTTAGTCTGA
- a CDS encoding glycosyl hydrolase, producing the protein MHKFFFPLILLLFGFSMQSQNIFNPFEKYYSAIEWRHIGPFRGGRSCAVFGLVNQPNTYIMGSTGGGVWKTSDSGKTWKNISDSYFGGSIGAVAISESDPNILFAGTGEETVRGNVSSGEGVWRSEDGGKTWVFSGLKNTRHISRIRIHPKNANLVYLAAMGDLYKPSSDRGIYKSIDGGKNWKKVLFVNDSAGAVDLIFDPSLPRIMYATTWKVQRSPYSLESGGKGSSMWKSTDGGETWREIRQNKGLPEGIWGISCITICPTLPDRLYAMIENENGGLFRSDDGGDSWEKINESRDLRQRAWYFSRLQADPLDPNTVYVLNVSFHKSTDGGKSFKTISTQHGDNHDIWINPQNPSNLIVGNDGGAQISMNSGSNWSSVQNQPTAQFYRLTVDNSFPFRIYAAQQDNSTVRISHRTSGNKIGNEDWESTAGGESGHIAVDPDNPDIVYGGSYGGYLTRYDHKNNLSRNIHVWPDNPIGYGAENLKYRFQWNFPILFSRHKPKKLFTASNHLHVSYNEGQSWETISPDLTRNDPSKLKPSGGPITKDNTSVEYYCTIFAIAESVKKEDLIWVGSDDGLVHLTMDGGKLWTNVTPKDLPSWCMINSIEADPFNAAGAYIAATSYKSGDYQPYLYKTEDYGKNWKKIISGIDDEHFTRVLRADPVTKGLLYCGTERAMYVSFDDGMKWYNFQMNLPKVPITDLLIKDYSLIAATQGRSLWMIDDLTPLRNIQEKQTQKKYLLPPKPAYRMSGGMDKSIVNAGINHPSQIMLYNYLDSFNLKDSVEIKLLSTKGELVTQLSTFHKDKKYRIELKSGANLILVPFTMESAKSVDGMIMWGASLDGPLAPPGKYKIVYKSKNYIDSIDCQIIRDLRFPVTDQDVVRLYNFIMKLRNKVDESHKTILNIRDVRKQLSEFAAKIEKNDKSTTFFKLKSQIDSTLNSIENELYQTKMQSVQDPINFPIKLTNKLAHLIALYNGSSYPPTNQAEELAMVLTDMIDQQILYFKNLQNNELKEINQLIRKSEWDVISPSKFE; encoded by the coding sequence ATGCATAAATTTTTCTTTCCATTAATCCTCCTGCTATTTGGATTTTCGATGCAATCCCAAAATATTTTCAACCCATTTGAAAAGTACTATTCTGCAATTGAATGGCGACATATCGGGCCTTTTAGAGGGGGTAGATCTTGCGCGGTTTTCGGATTAGTCAACCAACCTAACACCTATATAATGGGATCCACGGGAGGTGGTGTTTGGAAAACGAGTGATTCCGGAAAGACTTGGAAGAATATTTCTGATTCCTATTTTGGAGGATCTATTGGCGCTGTAGCTATTTCTGAATCAGACCCAAATATCCTGTTTGCTGGTACAGGAGAAGAAACTGTAAGGGGAAATGTCTCATCAGGTGAAGGTGTTTGGAGATCAGAAGATGGAGGAAAAACTTGGGTTTTTTCGGGATTAAAAAATACCAGACACATTAGCAGAATAAGGATTCATCCAAAGAACGCTAATCTTGTATATCTGGCTGCAATGGGAGATTTATATAAACCCAGTAGTGACAGAGGCATCTACAAGTCGATAGATGGAGGAAAAAATTGGAAAAAAGTGCTTTTTGTAAATGATTCAGCCGGTGCAGTAGACCTCATTTTTGATCCAAGTTTGCCTCGTATTATGTACGCAACAACTTGGAAAGTCCAAAGATCACCCTATAGTTTGGAAAGTGGTGGAAAAGGTTCGTCGATGTGGAAAAGCACGGATGGTGGTGAAACCTGGAGAGAAATTAGACAAAATAAAGGCCTACCTGAAGGCATTTGGGGGATATCATGTATTACCATCTGCCCTACCCTCCCAGACAGACTTTATGCCATGATTGAGAATGAAAATGGCGGACTGTTTAGGTCCGATGATGGAGGAGATAGTTGGGAAAAAATCAATGAATCCAGGGACTTAAGACAAAGAGCCTGGTATTTTAGCAGATTACAAGCTGACCCGTTGGATCCCAATACGGTTTATGTTCTCAACGTTTCATTTCATAAATCAACGGATGGTGGAAAATCATTTAAAACCATCTCAACTCAACATGGAGACAATCATGATATCTGGATCAACCCCCAAAACCCCTCAAATTTGATTGTTGGCAATGACGGTGGAGCTCAGATCAGCATGAATTCCGGATCAAATTGGTCTTCAGTCCAAAACCAGCCAACTGCACAATTTTATAGATTAACTGTGGACAACTCTTTTCCTTTTAGAATTTATGCAGCCCAACAAGATAACAGCACCGTTAGAATTTCGCATAGAACGAGTGGAAATAAAATTGGAAATGAAGATTGGGAATCCACCGCTGGAGGGGAATCCGGCCACATAGCTGTTGATCCTGACAATCCTGACATAGTGTATGGTGGCAGCTATGGAGGTTATCTCACCAGATATGACCATAAGAATAATCTATCGAGAAATATACATGTTTGGCCAGACAATCCTATTGGTTATGGAGCTGAGAATCTTAAATATAGATTTCAATGGAATTTTCCTATTTTATTTTCGCGTCATAAACCAAAAAAACTTTTCACTGCATCGAATCATCTTCATGTAAGTTATAATGAAGGGCAAAGTTGGGAGACCATAAGCCCTGATCTAACCAGGAACGATCCAAGTAAGCTAAAACCTTCCGGTGGCCCCATTACAAAGGATAATACTTCAGTGGAATATTACTGCACCATTTTTGCAATTGCAGAATCAGTAAAAAAGGAAGATTTGATTTGGGTCGGGAGTGACGATGGATTGGTTCATCTTACAATGGATGGAGGGAAACTATGGACCAATGTTACACCTAAAGACCTTCCATCTTGGTGTATGATAAACAGTATCGAAGCAGACCCCTTTAATGCAGCAGGCGCTTACATAGCGGCAACATCCTATAAATCAGGTGACTACCAACCTTATCTTTATAAGACAGAGGATTATGGCAAAAATTGGAAAAAAATTATTTCAGGGATCGATGATGAACACTTTACCCGTGTCCTAAGAGCGGATCCAGTTACCAAAGGTTTGTTGTATTGTGGAACTGAAAGAGCGATGTATGTTTCGTTTGATGATGGAATGAAATGGTATAATTTTCAAATGAATTTACCTAAAGTGCCCATCACAGATTTATTAATAAAAGATTACTCCCTAATCGCTGCTACCCAAGGAAGGAGTCTTTGGATGATCGATGATCTTACGCCTCTAAGAAATATTCAGGAAAAACAAACCCAAAAGAAATATTTATTACCGCCAAAACCTGCCTATAGAATGAGTGGAGGAATGGATAAGTCCATTGTCAACGCAGGAATAAACCATCCCTCTCAAATAATGCTATACAATTATTTAGACAGTTTTAATTTAAAGGACTCGGTGGAAATAAAATTATTAAGTACAAAAGGAGAATTAGTTACCCAATTATCCACTTTTCATAAAGACAAAAAGTATAGAATTGAACTTAAATCAGGCGCCAATCTTATATTGGTTCCATTTACTATGGAATCAGCTAAATCTGTAGATGGGATGATTATGTGGGGTGCTTCATTAGATGGGCCGCTGGCACCTCCGGGTAAATACAAAATAGTTTATAAATCAAAAAATTATATAGACTCAATAGACTGCCAAATTATTAGAGACCTAAGATTTCCTGTAACAGATCAGGATGTAGTAAGACTTTATAATTTTATAATGAAATTAAGAAACAAAGTTGACGAGTCACATAAAACTATTTTAAATATACGTGATGTCAGAAAACAACTTTCGGAATTTGCTGCAAAAATTGAAAAAAACGATAAGTCTACTACTTTTTTCAAATTGAAATCACAGATTGACAGTACTTTGAATTCTATTGAAAATGAATTGTACCAAACAAAAATGCAAAGTGTCCAAGACCCTATAAATTTCCCTATTAAACTTACCAATAAATTAGCGCATTTAATTGCCTTGTACAATGGATCCTCCTATCCTCCCACAAATCAAGCTGAAGAATTGGCAATGGTTCTGACGGATATGATTGATCAGCAGATTTTGTATTTTAAGAACTTGCAAAATAATGAATTAAAAGAAATTAATCAATTGATACGAAAATCAGAATGGGATGTAATATCACCAAGCAAATTTGAATAG
- a CDS encoding pseudouridine synthase, which produces MISQFTPEIEGDITLRNLYKFPTDVYPIGRLDKDSEGLLILSNDPKLNSTILNPVNKFNKAYWVQVEGIVDLNFLKNFSKGVQIKLKDKFYTTKPCEVILLNPAPETPERIPPIRTRKNIPTSWIEVKLHEGKNRQIRKMCAILGYPVLRIIRIAVGKIKIENLQPGEFRKLTKSEIMSGIN; this is translated from the coding sequence ATGATTTCTCAATTTACCCCTGAAATTGAAGGAGATATTACATTAAGGAACTTGTACAAATTTCCTACTGACGTCTACCCCATCGGAAGACTAGACAAGGATAGCGAAGGACTTTTGATTTTATCCAATGATCCAAAATTAAATTCAACCATATTGAATCCTGTAAATAAGTTCAACAAGGCATATTGGGTTCAAGTTGAAGGCATCGTTGATTTAAATTTTCTAAAAAACTTTTCCAAAGGTGTACAAATTAAGTTGAAAGATAAATTTTATACTACCAAGCCATGTGAGGTTATCCTACTTAATCCCGCTCCAGAAACACCTGAAAGAATTCCACCGATCAGAACAAGAAAAAATATTCCGACTTCCTGGATAGAAGTTAAATTGCATGAGGGTAAAAATAGGCAAATCAGAAAAATGTGTGCAATTTTAGGTTACCCAGTTTTGAGAATTATTCGAATAGCTGTTGGAAAAATAAAAATTGAAAATTTGCAGCCCGGAGAATTTAGAAAATTGACAAAATCTGAAATAATGTCTGGTATAAATTAA
- the lepB gene encoding signal peptidase I — MSILIFLIISYILLCLSLYWLFPKLGIEAIKAWIPGVNFAEWCASIGHSRAHALWLLFPIVNIFILAGMSVDLVRSFGKMRFWHSALAVIYPPAIFTMIAKDPNSQFIEPAYIKEKEFLNDLHLAQKAKDSGKYDRLQRQSRYYKSASREWVESIIFAVFAAAFLRMFILEAYVIPTPSMEGSLKVGDFLLVSKVHYGIRTPMTIAMIPLLHNTIPIIGTESYLEKPSLPYYRLPKLTAIKRNDPFVFNWPVGDSVYLGKTRSWAAFQKDNSPFADEDTRGAELRIRPLDKKDHYIKRCVGMPGDSLQVINRQLYINGNPAENPKHMQYLYIVKSTTTNINLKKLGEWGVNIYDPNAKSGLLYLDQDQYDKIKAMGSDIEIMPYPTQDNSVFPNGRKDWNFDNYGPIWIPKEGATVNLTLENLNLFDRVISVYENNKLEVKNNQIYINGNPAQTYTFQQNYYWAMGDNRHNSEDSRAWGYVPEDHIVGKPLLIWFSLKNASLKEGINWKRIFRSASAQ, encoded by the coding sequence ATGTCGATTCTTATCTTTTTGATTATCAGCTATATATTATTATGCTTAAGCTTGTATTGGTTATTTCCCAAGCTTGGGATAGAAGCGATAAAAGCATGGATACCTGGGGTTAATTTTGCAGAATGGTGTGCATCTATTGGCCACTCCAGAGCTCATGCGCTCTGGTTACTTTTTCCAATCGTCAATATATTTATTCTTGCAGGAATGAGTGTAGATTTAGTAAGGTCATTTGGCAAAATGAGGTTTTGGCATTCAGCACTTGCAGTTATTTATCCTCCTGCCATATTTACGATGATTGCAAAAGACCCCAATTCTCAATTTATTGAGCCCGCTTATATTAAAGAAAAAGAATTTCTGAATGATTTACACCTTGCTCAAAAAGCTAAAGATAGTGGCAAATACGACCGACTCCAAAGACAAAGCCGATACTATAAATCAGCCAGTAGAGAGTGGGTTGAATCTATCATATTTGCTGTTTTCGCTGCAGCTTTTCTGCGCATGTTTATTTTGGAGGCTTATGTTATTCCAACCCCTTCCATGGAGGGTTCATTAAAAGTCGGTGACTTCCTATTAGTCAGTAAAGTGCATTATGGAATCAGGACTCCTATGACAATTGCCATGATCCCCTTGCTACATAATACAATACCCATCATTGGAACTGAATCTTATTTGGAAAAACCTAGTCTTCCATATTACAGGTTACCCAAACTAACCGCAATTAAGCGTAATGACCCGTTTGTTTTCAACTGGCCAGTCGGAGACAGTGTTTATTTAGGCAAAACCCGATCTTGGGCCGCTTTTCAAAAAGACAATAGCCCCTTCGCAGATGAAGACACTCGTGGAGCAGAGTTGAGAATAAGACCACTTGATAAAAAAGACCACTACATAAAAAGATGTGTAGGAATGCCTGGTGACAGTCTTCAAGTTATCAACAGACAACTATATATTAATGGGAATCCCGCAGAAAACCCTAAACATATGCAGTATCTGTATATTGTCAAATCTACCACTACCAATATAAATCTTAAGAAACTTGGCGAATGGGGTGTTAACATTTATGATCCAAATGCTAAATCTGGATTGTTGTATCTAGATCAGGATCAATATGATAAAATTAAAGCCATGGGGTCGGATATTGAAATTATGCCATACCCAACACAAGACAATTCCGTTTTTCCAAATGGTAGAAAAGATTGGAATTTTGATAATTATGGGCCAATATGGATACCAAAAGAAGGTGCTACTGTTAATTTGACATTGGAAAATCTCAATCTTTTTGATCGTGTTATTTCAGTTTATGAAAATAATAAATTAGAAGTAAAAAATAATCAGATATACATAAATGGAAATCCTGCACAAACTTATACTTTTCAACAAAATTACTATTGGGCCATGGGAGATAACCGGCATAATTCAGAAGACTCCAGGGCTTGGGGTTACGTGCCGGAAGATCATATTGTTGGAAAACCATTATTGATTTGGTTCAGCTTAAAAAATGCAAGTTTGAAAGAAGGCATTAACTGGAAAAGAATTTTTCGTTCAGCAAGTGCACAGTAA
- a CDS encoding ABC transporter substrate-binding protein, whose product MQKFFVDQIGDIIQLQNTPTKIVSLVPSQTELLSDLKMDKEVIGITKFCIHPKEWYLSKKRVGGTKNPDINLIIKLKPDLIIANKEENRQEDISLLKKHAPVWVSNVHNLSDAYQMIRTVGAMLNKSSEAEVIIQNIMNEKDQLLPFQNQNKLLHVCYLIWKDPYMSVGADTFIHDMINQLGWINVFGHKLRYPVTQIEEIKSLNPNLILLSSEPYPFKEKHSALFDPISTRLVDGESFSWYGSRLTHSFSYFRNLKASIQSR is encoded by the coding sequence TTGCAAAAATTCTTTGTTGACCAGATTGGAGATATTATTCAATTGCAGAATACGCCAACTAAAATTGTTTCTTTGGTTCCCTCGCAAACAGAATTACTCTCTGATCTTAAGATGGATAAGGAGGTAATAGGAATTACTAAATTTTGCATTCATCCAAAAGAATGGTATCTATCAAAGAAGCGAGTTGGAGGCACTAAAAACCCTGATATAAATCTTATAATAAAATTAAAACCGGATTTAATTATTGCGAATAAAGAAGAAAACAGACAAGAGGATATTTCTTTACTTAAAAAACATGCACCTGTATGGGTGAGCAATGTTCACAATCTATCCGATGCCTACCAAATGATTAGAACAGTTGGGGCAATGTTGAATAAAAGCTCAGAGGCTGAAGTAATTATTCAAAACATTATGAATGAAAAGGATCAATTACTGCCTTTTCAAAACCAAAATAAGTTATTACACGTTTGTTATCTTATTTGGAAGGATCCGTATATGAGTGTGGGAGCTGATACTTTTATTCACGACATGATCAATCAGTTAGGTTGGATAAATGTATTTGGACACAAATTAAGATATCCAGTAACACAAATTGAGGAAATCAAATCTCTGAACCCTAACCTCATTTTACTTTCATCAGAACCCTACCCTTTCAAAGAAAAACACTCCGCTTTGTTTGATCCTATTTCCACAAGATTGGTAGATGGAGAATCCTTCTCCTGGTATGGAAGTAGACTGACACATTCTTTTTCGTATTTTCGCAATCTTAAAGCATCAATTCAATCCAGATGA